A window of the Lactuca sativa cultivar Salinas chromosome 5, Lsat_Salinas_v11, whole genome shotgun sequence genome harbors these coding sequences:
- the LOC111900739 gene encoding RING-H2 finger protein ATL56 — MVTEIVTCVILMLVGIAFLVVILVCLVERGSGITQESAERTTLIQRSSSMSEDDIKNLPWYDYQEDVEKGVECAVCLEGFKPGDKCRLLPNCRHTFHANCIDSWLIKTAVCPVCRTCVDTINVQI, encoded by the coding sequence ATGGTGACAGAAATTGTGACTTGTGTGATTTTAATGCTTGTGGGTATTGCTTTTTTGGTCGTAATTCTTGTATGTTTAGTTGAGAGAGGATCAGGGATCACTCAAGAAAGCGCTGAAAGAACTACTTTGATACAAAGAAGTAGTAGCATGTCAGAAGATGATATAAAGAATCTGCCATGGTATGATTATCAAGAAGATGTGGAAAAAGGAGTTGAGTGTGCTGTATGTTTGGAGGGTTTTAAGCCAGGTGATAAGTGCAGATTGTTGCCAAATTGTAGGCATACTTTTCATGCTAATTGTATTGATTCATGGCTCATTAAGACTGCTGTTTGTCCAGTTTGTAGGACTTGTGTTGATACCATTAATGTTCAAATTTGA
- the LOC111900705 gene encoding U-box domain-containing protein 19 translates to MLKRFDDNSRRILRFPAVLPCQDVNPVTLLRSLITLSNSITNYQSELFATQRKNVRESIRQIGILSMFFCEIMEQDVSGLPDPAVLCFSELHHSFQKIRFLFEDCTRSGARVFILMKSHFVATQFLTLIRAVATALDILPLNSIKVSTEMKELVEMVAKQARRAKMEVDPDDDYAMRRVMLILNQFENRFEPDPIIIKRVLYYLGINSWSDCHSEIRFLDEEISLVSLENNERDLHLLSTLAGFMRYCRGVLFENFVLENTDDQSAGRSNLEILSCLNPEDFRCPISLEMMIDPVTVSTGQTYDRVSIEKWLKSGNLICPKTGKKLATTELVPNLNLRKVIQQYCIDHGVSITKFQKQARDISSTILPGSPSSAEAIKFLSEYLVRKLRNGTEKQKSKAAYEIRLLAKSNIYNRFCLIGAGAIPLLLTRLSSSDSTIQENAIAALLKLSKHSNGKKVIINNGGLNSILEVLKNGSKQESKQIAAATIFYLSSVQANQKLIGEIPDAIPALIEQIKTGTSCGKKNSLAALFGILLYPRNHQTALSSGIVPLLSSLISCSDKPEIITDSLAVLATLAESFDGSDTIMKASSLPLIIKTLQTSPSRAAKEYCVSILLALCNNMGVEVIAVLANNANLIGFLYTMSTNGGSQAGKKARSLIQVMHRFHETSSSGMVANWDSSRIATIHSC, encoded by the coding sequence ATGCTTAAACGATTTGATGACAACAGTCGCCGGATTCTCAGGTTTCCGGCAGTTCTTCCATGCCAAGATGTCAATCCGGTGACGCTTCTTCGCTCTCTCATCACTCTCTCCAACTCCATAACCAATTACCAGTCTGAACTCTTCGCCACTCAACGAAAAAACGTTCGTGAATCGATTCGACAGATCGGGATTCTTTCCATGTTCTTCTGTGAAATTATGGAGCAAGACGTTTCAGGTTTACCGGATCCTGCTGTGCTCTGTTTCTCCGAACTTCATCATTCGTTCCAGAAGATTCGATTTCTGTTCGAAGACTGTACACGTAGTGGAGCTAGGGTTTTTATTTTGATGAAGTCTCACTTTGTAGCTACGCAGTTTTTGACATTGATACGAGCGGTTGCTACAGCGCTTGATATTCTTCCGTTGAATTCGATCAAAGTGTCGACTGAGATGAAAGAATTGGTGGAGATGGTTGCGAAGCAAGCAAGGAGGGCGAAAATGGAGGTTGATCCGGATGATGATTACGCCATGAGACGAGTTATGTTGATTTTAAACCAGTTTGAGAACAGGTTCGAACCTGATCCGATTATTATCAAGCGAGTGCTTTATTATCTAGGTATTAATAGCTGGAGTGACTGCCACAGTGAAATTAGGTTTTTGGACGAAGAGATTAGTTTAGTATCATTAGAAAATAACGAAAGAGATCTCCATCTATTAAGTACTTTAGCTGGATTCATGAGGTATTGTAGGGGAGTTCTGTTTGAAAACTTTGTTCTAGAAAATACGGACGATCAATCTGCCGGAAGATCAAATCTGGAAATCCTGAGCTGCTTAAATCCAGAAGATTTCCGGTGCCCAATATCTCTAGAAATGATGATAGATCCGGTGACTGTTTCCACCGGTCAGACTTACGATCGGGTTTCAATCGAGAAATGGCTTAAATCCGGCAACCTCATCTGCCCGAAAACTGGGAAAAAACTAGCAACAACAGAGCTTGTTCCCAATTTGAATCTCCGGAAAGTTATTCAGCAGTACTGCATCGATCATGGAGTTTCAATTACAAAATTTCAAAAACAGGCGCGTGATATTTCTTCCACGATCCTCCCAGGTAGTCCGTCATCTGCTGAAGCAATCAAGTTTCTTAGTGAATATCTGGTAAGAAAATTACGTAACGGAACAGAGAAACAGAAAAGCAAAGCAGCTTATGAAATCCGATTACTTGCGAAATCAAACATTTATAATCGGTTTTGTTTGATCGGAGCCGGAGCAATTCCTCTTCTGTTAACTCGGCTTTCATCATCCGATTCAACTATCCAAGAGAACGCCATTGCAGCTCTACTCAAGCTTTCAAAGCATTCAAACGGAAAAAAGGTAATCATCAATAACGGAGGACTAAATTCAATCCTTGAGGTTTTAAAAAACGGATCAAAACAAGAATCTAAACAAATAGCAGCTGCAACAATCTTCTACTTATCATCTGTTCAAGCAAATCAGAAACTCATCGGAGAAATCCCAGACGCGATTCCAGCTTTGATCGAACAAATCAAAACAGGAACTTCATGTGGTAAAAAGAATTCATTAGCAGCTCTATTCGGGATTCTCCTCTACCCTAGAAACCACCAAACTGCACTCTCATCCGGAATCGTTCCATTACTATCCAGTCTCATTTCTTGTTCAGATAAACCGGAAATCATCACAGATTCATTAGCAGTTCTGGCGACACTAGCTGAAAGCTTTGATGGATCTGACACAATCATGAAAGCTTCATCTTTACCACTTATCATCAAAACTCTCCAAACATCACCTTCACGAGCTGCAAAAGAATACTGTGTATCGATCTTGTTGGCTTTATGCAACAACATGGGAGTCGAAGTGATTGCTGTTTTGGCCAATAATGCGAACTTGATCGGATTCTTGTACACGATGTCCACAAATGGGGGTTCACAGGCCGGAAAAAAAGCTCGATCATTGATTCAAGTCATGCATAGGTTCCATGAGACTAGTAGTTCAGGTATGGTGGCTAATTGGGATTCATCTAGAATTGCAACGATTCATTCATGTtag
- the LOC111900717 gene encoding bidirectional sugar transporter SWEET5, whose translation MDNKTIRFIVGIIGNVISLYLYLSPTPTFVKIVKFKSVKAFKPDPYLATLLSCVMWIFYGLPVVHPHSLLIVTVNSAGVLINVTFCSIFFRYSAWPLRKKMIIVFILEAIFIAGMVAVALTLEHTHPARSMLVGILCVIMNIVMYASPLTVVKTVIKTKSVKYMPIFLSIGNLLNGSIWIVYAALDFDPYIMVPNVLGAISGMIQVGLYVKYNKTTNWDEEEEPPNEVEMPPSASNA comes from the exons ATGGACAACAAAACCATAAGATTCATCGTTGGGATCATCG GAAATGTCATTTCACTATATCTATATCTTTCTCCAAC accaacatttgtaaaaattgtGAAATTTAAATCTGTAAAAGCATTCAAGCCAGATCCATATCTTGCGACTCTTTTAAGTTGTGTAATGTGGATCTTCTATGGCCTCCCCGTTGTTCATCCACATAGTCTTCTCATTGTCACAGTTAACAGTGCTGGTGTATTAATTAACGTCACCTTCTGCTCCATCTTTTTCCGTTATTCAGCATGGCCTCTTCGT AAAAAGATGATTATTGTTTTCATTTTGGAGGCGATTTTTATAGCAGGAATGGTAGCTGTTGCTTTGACACTAGAACACACACACCCTGCGAGATCTATGCTTGTAGGCATACTGTGTGTCATCATGAATATTGTTATGTATGCATCTCCACTAACAGTTGTG AAAACCGTGATCAAGACAAAGAGTGTCAAGTACATGCCAATTTTTTTGTCGATTGGCAATCTTTTAAACGGATCTATTTGGATCGTTTACGCTGCACTTGATTTCGATCCTTACATCATG GTTCCTAATGTTTTGGGGGCAATTTCGGGAATGATTCAAGTCGGATTATATGTAAAGTACAACAAAACAACCAATTGGGATGAGGAAGAAGAACCACCTAATGAGGTTGAAATGCCTCCATCTGCTTCCAATGCATAA